A portion of the Stegostoma tigrinum isolate sSteTig4 chromosome 44, sSteTig4.hap1, whole genome shotgun sequence genome contains these proteins:
- the LOC132207036 gene encoding histone H4, which translates to MSGRGKGGKGLGKGGAKRHRKVLRDNIQGITKPAIRRLARRGGVKRISGLIYEETRGVLKVFLENVIRDAVTYTEHAKRKTVTAMDVVYALKRQGRTLYGFGG; encoded by the coding sequence ATGTCTGGAAGAGGCAAAGGAGGCAAAGGCCTGGGAAAAGGCGGAGCGAAGCGGCACCGCAAAGTGCTCCGTGATAACATCCAGGGCATCACGAAACCAGCCATCCGGCGCCTGGCTCGCCGTGGCGGGGTCAAGCGCATCTCGGGCTTGATCTACGAGGAGACCCGCGGGGTGCTGAAGGTTTTCCTGGAGAATGTGATCAGGGATGCGGTGACCTACACTGAACACGCCAAGCGCAAGACGGTGACTgccatggatgtggtgtacgcTCTGAAACGCCAGGGCCGCACGCTGTATGGATTCGGCGGCTGA